The following DNA comes from Anopheles coustani chromosome 2, idAnoCousDA_361_x.2, whole genome shotgun sequence.
CTGTCGCTGCTCGCCTGGGGCAACAGTGTCGGCGATTTGTTCTCCAACGTAGCGCTAGCTCGCCAGGGATACGGTAAAATGGCGTTTGCCGCTTGCTTCGGTGGGCCACTGTTGAGTATGTGTCCATTTGTGAGGACAAAATCACAGAGAAAATATTGTACAATGTCACAATCTTTTTCATACTTTTAGATCTTTGCCTCGGGTTAGGTCTTACATTGATAGCTAAGGCGGTTGGTGAACCCCATCTGGATGCAGAGGTAAGTGTTAGGCGCGGTTTTTTCCATCGTACAATCGATCTCTGTTAAACTCCCCTATACAAGTAGGTTCGCAAAGGCGTAATGGGAGAGAATTGTGAAGTGTATCTACTGCAAATCCTAACGACCACCTGGATGGGGTTGCTGTTCACCAATTTCCAAGGGCGAAGAAGCATCGGGTTGTGCATGATAGTGACCTACCTGGTGTTTttgatcttttctttcctggGCGAGTTTGAACTCATTCACCCTTACGGCACGGATCATCATCCCTAACCCGAAGCGTGAAGCATAAGTGCACTGTTCTTTATTAAACTTGtaactttattaaatattaataatacaGTACGAAAACAAAAGACATAAGACAAATACAGTAGTGCCTCGAGAAAGGTCGTTCAAATGCGAAACGCTGTGTAAAACTTTGCGCTTACTCGTGAAAATTAGGACAGTAGTTGCTCCATAAATGTTGTCGGTAATTCATGGTTTTACACATtagaaatcaaatcaaataattcGAAGGATTTAAATTCTTGCAACACTCAatcttgttttgttgtggttgttgtttatattttgttttaaaaaaaggtgCTACAGTGTGTAGTCTAGGAATCAAAGTAAAAATCTTCCAATAACTAATACCTGACGGCAGAATCTGGTTGAGAAATCTGCACGAAACTTGCGCGGTAGTTCCACTACGAGATGCCAGACAGACCAAGATGTCCACCATTCTTAATTTAAGAATTTGCTACGcttcacaaaagaaaaaagaactacaGTCCAGCAACACTGTAGCAATCGCATCGACTAGAAGGAAGATGACGGGGTCCGCCCCCTGGGGGGTTGTTTCACCCAATAGATGGAAGAaacgaggtggtggtggtcttGGGAAAACAACTAATGAAGAGCGTTGGAAATGGAAGCTATCAGCTTTGGACCAAAAGGTACAAAATAGGGAGTTGAAAGTGTATGTatgtttgagtgtgtatgtgtgtgtgtatgtgtgtgaatgCAATAAATAATGATACCGAAGTATGATGGTGTAGCACCATTTGATTAGCAGTAAAATTCGCCTCCCGATGCGCCGTCAGTTCCGGGACGAACGATGGAGATGGAGCACTTAACCGGTCATCATCTCCATGAATtctgaaacaataaaaagatTGCGAGAGGTATTAGGAACATTTGATCGCAGTTTAATATCGCTGTGGGTTTGTGTCCAGGTCCAAGATTGTAGTAAAAGATGTCGCCTAGATGTGACACATTAAGCGAACAGCTGCCTTTTATAACCGACCCAATGAAAGGTGCATCGTTTGCTATCCACAACCAGAGAGGAACATGAAATGAGAGTTTAATGTTGTCCTGGAAATTATTACTACCACCTCCGAAGACCGTTGGACGCAGTtatgggttggttttttttttttgctctgttCAAATCTCAAATCGCATCTGGATGTAGTTTGTTGGCAACAGTTTCAAAAAAAGACGCAACCGCTTGAGACAAAACCGACAAACTACGGCCAACTGTTGGTTTCCTGGACAATGTACGTCCCGAGTCCTCTTTTATTTACGTCCTACACAAATTTCCACCCCACGTCCGATGAAACCGATCCCACCCCGTGGAAAATGGCCCCATGGAAACACCCCTGCTCTTCAGCGCTCTGGActaattttagattttttgcCAACCGTACGTGCCGTGGGACACGAGACCTCGCGATTCACCGACCGCGAAAAAGCGTGAACACGGGGAAAATGGTGTCGGGAAATGGTTTTGTTCTTTCCCGACCCGAATCGGATCGGTTTACGATCGACCGTTCCGTCGCGATGATCGACATCCTCCCCCCGAGGAGGACCCGTTTTTTTCAGAAACGTCCTGTCACCGAGGGCCTATGCCTGTGTGCAGGCTTTCGCTAAAAGTACGCGAGACATGATGGTgcttcgtttgatgatttacgGCACGCTACAAGTATGGGTCGTAATTTTGGGGCCTGATTTACGGTCGCATAAACCACGGATCAGCAAAGAAGTGGCAAAGTTTTACGGCGGACGGCATTTAGGaagatgcttggaatgacgataATTTGAAGTCCCATTATCGGGATGAGACGGCTGAGTTGTTCAGGGTTCATAGCCATGCACATGCTTAAAGGGTGCTTTACTTTGTCTGATACTGTTTAGCCTTTGAATAAAACTCAAAACTCACAAAGGTAGCCTATTGTGAATGAAAAATCTTCCTCCAAAATGGATTCCTTCCTTCCCAAAAAAACCCAACGTCAAACAGTTTAAATTTTCCCCAAACCCTGTTTGGGAAACCGAAGAGAAATCGTTTCACAATGCGTACAACGGTTCGAAGACGACAACAAACGCACCAAAAACGTTCTTGGCCAACCGGTTTGGCAAGGGCTCGTTCCGGCGAGGTTGTGGCTGTTATTATTAGCATTTATGAGATGTTTATAGTGGCTATGGCGCggtccacacacacacactaacacacacacacacacactcgtctAAACGGTGTTTCGGTGGCAGCCGAGATCGAGATTCGGAAGGTTTATTTGTCCGATTTCGTAAACATCAACTCGCGTGCGCTTTTCCGGCTTGGGAAAGGGTTTTCGCCGGCACGGGAGCGCTCGATAAAAGGGGGCATATGGCGTTTTCGATGTTTTCCAAACGTGCGGCCATCGAGAGTGAAACCAAAGTTATGGCTACGCGTACGAGATGGCGTTTTTTTCCCGATCGGGGATCGTAATCCGGAACCGGGAAGGTTTTTTGGGGAATGATAGTCGCGCTGGTCTTGTTTACAAAcgggaagggagggagggaccGTGGGACTGACGTCAGAGCGGTGGCCAAGGGACTTACCGTCGAAGTCAACTGTGCCGGAACCGTCGGAGTCGATCTCCTCGATCATCATGTCGAGGTCCTCGTCGGTCAGCTGGTCGTCCAGCTCGCGCAGAATCTCCCGCAGGCAGGTGGTCGGAATGAACCCATTACCCTCCTTGTCGTACAGGCGGAAGGCCTCGCGCAACTCCTTCTGCAGCgcctcctcgtcctcctccacGATGAACTTGGCGGCGAGCGTCACGAACTCGGCGAACTCGATCTGGCCCGACTCTGGGAACGATGCGGAACAAAAACGATGGGTGTGATTCGGGAGCTTGGCGATGCGGGTTTTCCGGATACTCACTGTCCTCGTCCACCTCCTCGATCATCTCCTCGAGGATCTTGCTGTTGAAGGGCTGGCCCATCAGCCGCAGGATCTCCGCCACCATGTCGGACGAGATGCTGCCCGTCTTCTCCCGGTCGAAGCTGTTGAAAGCCTTCTGGAGGACTGCCGGGGGGGGAGAAGGTTAAAAACGGATGGTTAGAAAGCCGAACAAGTGCCAAATGGACGGATGGTCGATGTTCACATCGGTCGATGTGtattaattgaaaatgaaataacacgGTAGAGAAATCATTAAAACCTAATAAAACTGTCCCAAACGGCTCGCGGGAGGCGAGGGGGTTCCGTCAAGAGACGGCGAATACTATCTAACTCGCCACGGTCCATCCGACGGGCAGTGCCAATAACGAATTCCGCCCAATTAGCGATGTCAATCGAGCGGACAGCATCCACCGAGCGGCCGTCTATCGTCTGCTCGACGTCTGCCCGAGACTCGCTCGCCTGAGATTTTCCGCCAGCGCCAACACGCACCGCTCGCCCTGGCCATCTGCCAAATCGGGCCCTCCGCTCGGTCCGATCATGCTTACGAAAGTGAAAATGTGCTACCGAGGTACAGCTTCACTTCAACCCGACGATCAGCTGAAACGGTAATTGTTCGCAGGATCATACCGGACAGGGCCAATGGCAACAGGGTGGCTTGTTGTCGCCGGCGAAATAAATGTTCGCAACCAAGCGGCCACGTTTAATTGGACCGTGAAAGGTTCGGGGTGGATATTATGTTTCCGTGGCTCTCCCGGGGAGGGGTCGATGAACTTTGGGAAGATTGTTTCTCTTCCTCTTTAAGGTAGCACATTTGTGTTTCTCATTAGTTGTATAGACTTGTTGATGTCTTACGTTTTTTgccatttgtttattttattattattttttttcggaaatgtttataattgttcacATGCCCTCTTTTATGTTGATATTTAAGTATGgctttacgtttttttttaaatctgtttCCGTTTATTATATTGAATTCACCTTGACTTAATGCTGATTGAGGTTTTTAAGCTTACAACTTTTAATTTTGGCAACTGATTGGAcggtgtaaaacaaaattaaatttaccatCGGTTTAAAATACTGTTTTGATATctgttttaattcattttagaaaaaaagagaataaaatatAGTTTTCATAACTAattggaataaaataattagtCAACTTCTCAACAGACTGTGGGAACCTC
Coding sequences within:
- the LOC131266596 gene encoding troponin C, which translates into the protein MDDLTPEQIAILQKAFNSFDREKTGSISSDMVAEILRLMGQPFNSKILEEMIEEVDEDKSGQIEFAEFVTLAAKFIVEEDEEALQKELREAFRLYDKEGNGFIPTTCLREILRELDDQLTDEDLDMMIEEIDSDGSGTVDFDEFMEMMTG